In Ancylomarina subtilis, the sequence CGAATTGTTAATAATGACCATTCAGACAATCTTTTCAACACTCCTGATTCTTTTTACAGCGGAATTTTTACCCAAGACACTTTTTAGATTAAATCCCAATTTATCTCTAAACCTGTTCGCTGTTCCGGTGATGTTCTTCTATGTTATTTTTTATCCCGTAACCGTTGTAACGATGATGTTTTCGAAAAATATCATTAGTCGGATATTAAGGACAGAAATTTCAGACGAGGTTGCGTCGCATGCATTTGGGAAAGTTGATTTGGATCATTTGGTTCAAGAGGGGCAGGAAGCTCAATCTGTATTGGAAGAAGATGAACACAATATGAAGCTTTTTAGAAATGCTTTAGACTTTTCAAATGTGAAGTTGCGTGAGTGTTTTGTACCACGAACAGAGATCGAAGCTATGGACATTAGTGGAGAGATTGAAGATTTGACCCAGCGATTTATCGAAACGGGTTATTCACGTATCATGATATATAAAGAATCGATCGATAACATCATTGGTTATGTGCATTCGTCTGTATTATTTAGAAAACCGCAAAGTATAAAAGCTGCACTAAGTCGAGTTATAATTGTACCGGAGACAATGGCAGCTCATAAGCTCTTGAATCTTTTTACCAGAGAACAAAAAAGTGTGGCGGTGGTTGTGGATGAATTTGGCGGGACATCTGGTATGGTAACCATTGAGGACATTATGGAGGAAATATTTGGTGAGATTGAGGACGAACATGATAGTGTTGATTTGGTAGAGGAACAATTGAGTGAAACCGAATTTATTTTTTCGGGAAGAATCGAAATTGACTACTTAAATGATAAATATAAGCTTGAACTTCCTGTTTCGGATGATTTTGAAACTTTGAATGGGTTCATTATTTTCAATCATGGCAGTATTCCTAATAGCAATGAAATTATTCGAATAAAGGAATTCCGAATTCAAATTGTTGAAGTTTCCAAGACCCGTATCAATAAGGTAAAATTGACTCTTTTATCCTAGATTTATGATCTTTTTCTCAAACCTAACTATAATTTTGACTGATGTCAAAGTCATTTCTCCTTATAATATATAGCGGTATCTTGTAAAGCTTATTGGCTTAAATCTTTTCATTTTCAAAAGATTATCACAAGCATTTTTCCGTCTTATTTGCTAATTGTTAATTGGTTCGATATTTATCTATAAAAAGCCGAAAAGCTCTTTAGATAAAAGCCTTGTTCTTGTTCATTTTTTTGTATATTCGTAGCCTATTTTAAGAATAATTAAATCTTTTTAGATGGCAACATTACAGAAAATAAGAAACCGCGGAGTTTTTATAGGGATTATCATTGGTGGAGCCTTGTTGGCATTTATAGCCGGTGATGCCTTAAAATCAGGTGGTTCTCTTTTGACAAACTCACGAAATGAGATGGCTGAAATTGCAGGGGAATCTGTAAATATTCGTGATTTCCAAAACAGATTCAACCACAATCTTGAAGTGACTAAATTAATGAGTGGGCAGAATTCAATTCCTGCTGACCAAATGGATAAGATCAGAGAGCAAGTTTGGCAACAAATGGTTCAAGAGATCGTAATGAATCGTGAGTACGATGAGTTGGGAATTAGTTTGACTTCTCAGGAGTTATTCGATATGATTCAAGGGAAAAATATTGATCCTACAATTCGTCAATTATTTACAGGTGAGGATGGTCAATTCGATAAAGACAATGTTGTAAAAACACTTAAGCAGTTAATTGCTGCGCCTGATGGAACACCTCAAAAAGCTTATTGGTTGAATATTGAGGAGTCTTTAATTGCTCAAAGAACTTTGACTAAGTATAATGCTTTGATTGCAAAGGGTCTTTATATTCCTGCGGCATATGCTAAGAATATGGCTGCTAACGGGTCTAAGAAAGTAAGCTTTGACTATGTTGTTAAAAGTTATAACTCAATCTCAGATTCAACTGTTAATGTAACTGCTGAAGAGATTAAAGCGTACTACAACGATCATAAAGAGCTTTTCAAACAGAGCGAATCAAGAAAGATCGATTACGTGCCTTTCAATATTGAGCCATCAACTGATGATTTCAAATACACTGAGAAATGGATCGCCGATATGAAAGCTGACTTCACAGCTGAAGAAAATGTTGCTCAATTCTTGGAGTTGAATTCTGATACAAAATTCAATACATATTATTTTGCTGCGGGTGAGAACTCAAACAAGGCGCTTGATGCATTTATGTTTTCTGGTAAAAAAGGTGACGTTTATGGACCTTACGATGA encodes:
- a CDS encoding hemolysin family protein codes for the protein MNELFIILSMLALSAFFSGMEIAFVAANKLRMELDKSKNTVTSRIINVFTNHPGHYISTMLVGNNIALVIYGIMMAKILEPTIALWVESELLIMTIQTIFSTLLILFTAEFLPKTLFRLNPNLSLNLFAVPVMFFYVIFYPVTVVTMMFSKNIISRILRTEISDEVASHAFGKVDLDHLVQEGQEAQSVLEEDEHNMKLFRNALDFSNVKLRECFVPRTEIEAMDISGEIEDLTQRFIETGYSRIMIYKESIDNIIGYVHSSVLFRKPQSIKAALSRVIIVPETMAAHKLLNLFTREQKSVAVVVDEFGGTSGMVTIEDIMEEIFGEIEDEHDSVDLVEEQLSETEFIFSGRIEIDYLNDKYKLELPVSDDFETLNGFIIFNHGSIPNSNEIIRIKEFRIQIVEVSKTRINKVKLTLLS